A part of Geothrix oryzae genomic DNA contains:
- a CDS encoding response regulator, whose translation MKILIVDDSSTMRRIIINTLSRIGYTDVVEGENGKSGLEKLGQGGVEMIITDWNMPEMDGLEFVKTVRGQNPAIPILMVTTNAAKEDIVEALQAGVNNYVVKPFTPETLKEKIESLLG comes from the coding sequence GTGAAGATCCTCATCGTGGACGATTCCTCGACGATGCGGCGCATCATCATCAACACCCTGTCCCGCATCGGCTACACCGATGTGGTGGAAGGTGAAAACGGCAAGTCCGGGCTGGAAAAGCTTGGTCAGGGCGGTGTGGAGATGATCATCACCGACTGGAACATGCCGGAGATGGATGGCCTCGAGTTCGTGAAGACCGTGCGTGGCCAGAATCCGGCCATTCCCATCCTCATGGTGACCACCAATGCCGCCAAGGAGGACATCGTGGAGGCCCTCCAGGCCGGCGTGAACAACTACGTGGTGAAGCCGTTCACCCCGGAGACCCTCAAGGAAAAGATCGAATCCCTCCTGGGGTAG
- a CDS encoding PilZ domain-containing protein, with product MSQERRHYQRIPLEAALSFQELSFHKGETPAVSSYRDVSIGGLLVDSPRAYPLGTLLKLEIRVPGWGRFQNHFGPAQEADVRPLVALGTVVRVEQLDEGGYELGVKFQNVYPDDLEALMKFVAASAPPSPL from the coding sequence ATGAGCCAGGAAAGGCGACATTACCAAAGGATTCCCCTGGAAGCCGCCCTGAGCTTCCAGGAGCTCAGCTTCCACAAGGGCGAAACCCCGGCCGTCAGCAGCTATCGGGATGTATCCATCGGGGGCCTCCTGGTGGACTCCCCCCGGGCCTACCCCCTGGGGACCCTCCTCAAGCTGGAGATCCGCGTGCCCGGCTGGGGCCGCTTCCAGAATCACTTCGGCCCCGCCCAGGAGGCTGATGTCCGCCCCCTGGTCGCCCTGGGCACCGTGGTCCGCGTCGAGCAGTTGGACGAAGGAGGCTACGAACTGGGCGTCAAGTTCCAGAATGTGTACCCGGATGACCTCGAAGCCCTCATGAAGTTCGTGGCGGCCTCCGCCCCCCCGTCCCCCCTCTGA
- the pyrR gene encoding bifunctional pyr operon transcriptional regulator/uracil phosphoribosyltransferase PyrR, with amino-acid sequence MPEAQGPCPMDPGQMDAALKRLAADLMARLRSEEEVVLLGIRSRGLPLAERLAILLRAATGAQVPVGSLDITLYRDDLTEMVGSPIVRPTEIPFTLKERTVVLVDDVLYTGRTVRAALDALLDHGRPHRVMLLVLADRSGRELPIQADLAGLRVEIPPGHRVAVKLKEIDGEDSVTVEAC; translated from the coding sequence ATGCCCGAAGCCCAAGGCCCCTGCCCCATGGACCCTGGCCAGATGGACGCCGCCCTCAAGCGCCTCGCCGCCGATCTGATGGCCCGCCTCCGGTCCGAGGAGGAGGTGGTCCTCCTCGGCATCCGGTCCCGGGGCCTGCCCCTGGCCGAGCGCCTGGCCATCCTCCTCCGGGCCGCCACCGGGGCCCAGGTGCCCGTGGGTTCCCTGGACATCACCCTCTACCGGGACGACCTCACCGAAATGGTGGGCAGCCCCATCGTCCGCCCCACGGAGATCCCCTTCACGCTGAAGGAACGCACGGTGGTGCTGGTGGACGATGTCCTTTACACGGGCCGCACCGTCCGGGCCGCCCTGGACGCCCTGCTGGATCACGGACGGCCCCACCGGGTCATGCTCCTGGTCCTGGCGGACCGCAGCGGCCGGGAGCTGCCCATCCAGGCAGATCTGGCCGGGCTCCGGGTGGAGATCCCCCCTGGCCACCGCGTGGCGGTGAAGCTCAAGGAAATCGATGGTGAAGACAGCGTCACCGTGGAGGCCTGCTGA
- a CDS encoding aspartate carbamoyltransferase catalytic subunit: protein MTAERYVFPHKHLLGIEPLSPQDITALLDQARAFEEVCERPSIKIVPALRKKLVVNLFFENSTRTRNSFEIAEKRLSAEIINFDADTSSLNKGETLIDTAMNLEAMHPDLIVMRHSAPGAHALLARHMKASIVNAGDGAHEHPTQALLDAYTLRKHFGKLEGLRVAIVGDIRNSRVVRSNLWLLTRMGAKVTLVGPPTLVPQEMKATWPSIDISHDFDAVIPKQDAIMMLRAQFERGTGAYIPGQGEYSRFFQLNPARMQRAKKDVVVLHPGPINRGLEITSEVADGPRNLILDQVTNGVPVRMAVLYLLSHPHGEQVP, encoded by the coding sequence ATGACCGCGGAACGCTATGTCTTCCCCCACAAGCACTTGCTTGGCATCGAACCCCTCAGCCCCCAGGACATCACGGCCCTGCTGGATCAGGCCCGGGCTTTCGAGGAGGTCTGCGAGCGCCCCAGCATCAAGATCGTTCCGGCCCTGCGCAAGAAGCTGGTGGTGAACCTCTTCTTCGAGAACAGCACCCGCACCCGCAACAGCTTCGAGATCGCCGAGAAGCGCCTCTCGGCCGAAATCATCAACTTCGACGCCGACACCAGCAGCCTGAACAAGGGCGAGACCCTCATCGACACGGCCATGAACCTGGAGGCCATGCATCCGGACCTCATCGTCATGCGCCACAGCGCCCCCGGAGCCCATGCCCTCCTGGCGCGGCACATGAAGGCCAGCATCGTGAACGCCGGCGACGGCGCCCATGAGCACCCCACCCAGGCCCTGCTGGATGCCTACACCCTGCGCAAGCACTTCGGCAAGCTCGAGGGCCTGCGGGTGGCCATCGTGGGCGACATCCGCAACAGCCGGGTCGTGCGCTCGAACCTCTGGCTGCTCACCCGCATGGGCGCCAAGGTCACCCTGGTGGGCCCCCCGACCCTGGTGCCCCAGGAGATGAAGGCCACCTGGCCCTCCATCGACATCAGCCACGATTTCGACGCGGTGATCCCCAAACAGGACGCCATCATGATGCTGCGCGCGCAGTTCGAGCGCGGCACCGGCGCCTACATCCCCGGCCAAGGCGAATACAGCCGCTTCTTCCAGCTCAATCCGGCCCGCATGCAGCGGGCGAAGAAAGATGTGGTGGTCCTGCACCCCGGGCCCATCAATCGGGGCCTGGAGATCACCAGCGAGGTGGCCGACGGCCCCCGGAACCTGATCCTCGACCAGGTGACCAACGGCGTGCCCGTCCGCATGGCCGTGCTCTACCTGCTGTCCCACCCCCACGGGGAGCAGGTGCCGTAA